The Mucilaginibacter rubeus genomic interval CCTGCCCAAACTCATCAACCGGGTAGGTTGCCGCCGGCGAAAGCTTAAATTCGGCCCGGCCAATAGAGTGTACCAGATGGCTGATCATATGTGTTCTTTCCTCGTGCGATAAGCCTTCAACATAGCCCCTTACACCAAATCCTTTAATCATCAGGTTTTTAAAAACGACCTCGGCATTTAAATAAGATGTTGGTTTAGGATCAAGTAATCCATAAGCAATAAGGCGTCCGCCGGGAGATAATGACGAAATTATTTCGGTAGCCAGGGGACCGCCAACCGCATCCACTGCGGCTTTGATCCCCTTGCCTTTAGTAAGCTCATTAATAGTTTGTTTAAGCTCCCCCGGGGCGGGAACAATTACCTGTTCGGCCTTTAGCGCCAGTAACTCTTGTTTTTGTTCTTCGTGCCGTACGGTGGCTATTACGCAAATGCCTTTCTCGGCGGCCAGTTGTATTACTATGCGCGATACTGTAGAGTGGCCTGCGGTGAGCAGTAGCCAATCGCCACTTTTAACTTTTGCTTCCTGTATTAAACCATAAGCGGTATAAGGATTGAGCGTGAGCTGAGCTGCTTTTTGTACTGGGAAAGTATCGGGTAATAATACTACATCCTGCTCATCAACTATCACGTATTGCGCCCATGCCCCTATTTTGCTAAATGCTACAAGGCTCCCTTTGGGGATAATACTATCGTGACCTGCTTCCTCTACATAACCTGCACCTTCCAGGCCAGCTATTTGAGGTAACGCAGGTTTATAGCGATATTTCCCTTCGATGAAAAGCAGATCGGCCGGGTGTATAGGACTGGCCTTTACCCTGACAAGTAACTGGCCGCGGGCCGGTTTGGGGTAAGCCAAATGTTTTAGTTGAATCACATCAGCGGCATTGCCCGCCTGCTCAAAAACCAATGCTTTCATAGTTGAAATACAATTTTCAGCTATGAAAGTTTGAGTTATGCCAATATACGGAGCCTAAAATTTATAGCCCAAAGCTATACCCAGGCTCCTGGTTTTTGTGCTTTCGTACAGATACCTGTCATTTCCCTGGATATTAGTTATCCCTAAGTTATAAACAGCGTTGATCATAAAACCGTTATCCAGGGCGAAACCGGCAACCGCGTTCGCGCCGTAATCAAACGATTTAAAATTGCTGTTGATGCCACTAAAACTCGCATTAAAAGGAGGAAAATTCGGCACTCCGTATGCATAGGGTAAAGCCGGGTTAGGATCTGGTGTAAATCTACCCGATAAAATTTTGGTTATGTATGGGCCAGCGCCCATATAAAAATTGCCCCCCTGTACCGGAATATTATATACCAGGTTAACGGGCACCTGTAAGTAATACAAATGCCATTTACCATACTGACGATAAACGATGTCGCCGCTTATTATATTTTCGGTGGTTTTATTTACAGATGAATTGAAAATAACAGCGGGCTGCAAAGAAAACCGATTAAAATTGAGGCTGGCAAAAGCTCCTGCAAAATAACCGAACCCGCTTTTATCGGCCTTATCAAGCTTGATATCTGTACCGGGAGTGCGCGATAACGAAGTTGTTGCAATTCCTGCTTTAATACCAAACTGAATGGCTTTGGTTTGAGCGGATAATTTTAAGCATGCCAATAATAACAGGAATGATAAGGTTAAAGGTAATTTCATATTTGTGTAAGTTTGGTTTGTATACCAATAATACGGGCATACACAAAAGAATGCTACACTGTCCGGAACATTTTAGATATTTAGTAACAGGAAAGACTTACCTCATAAATGAAGTAAGCCTTTTCTGTTAATTATTATCGCTTTTAAAACTTAATGCTCACGCTCAATGTTCCGCGGGTTGGGTTTTGCGGGGCCAAACGGAACGACCAGTATTTTTCGTTGGTAAGGTTATCCAGTTTAAAGCCTACGCGGTATTTAGGCTGATCGTAAAATACCGTAGCATCAACTGTAGTATATGACGGTATAGTAAACTTGAATGTTTGCGTATTGGTTTGGTACGAATCGCTGCCGTAATTGCCACCCACACCAAAACCTAAACCCTGAACGCTGCCATGCATAATACGGTAGCTCATCCAAATGTTTGCCAACCTGGCCGGGCCGGAATTAGCCGGGCGTAAACCCTGAACTGAAGCAGCGCCGTTAGTTATTTTGCTATCATTATAAGCAAAACCGGCGACAATGTTAAAGCCACTAAACGGATTGGCTATAACTTCGGCTTCGATACCTTTGCTTAATTGGGTACCAGCCTGTGTTATAAAACCCGGATGGGCCAAATCGTCCATGATGGTATTGGTTACATTAATATTATAGTAACTTACGGTTGAGCTTATTTTATGATCCCAGGCATCAACCTTTACACCAACTTCCCATTGATTGGCATACTGTGGTTTAAAGGTTGAATTATCAAAGGCCGTGGCAGTAGGCGTAGCATTATTAAACCCATTCATGTAGTTACCAAATAATGAGATCTGGTCTTTAACTAACTGGTAAACCAAACCAAATTTTGGCGATAATGCCGTTTGGCTAAAATTGCCTGTAGTTTTACCATTGGCCGGTGTATAGGCACCTTTGTTTATAAACCTATCTATCCTGAGGCTGGCCATCGCGTTCAATCTTTCGGTAATATTAAACACATCCGAAACATAGGCTGCGTATGAGCTTTGATTATTCTGCACGTACGAATTAGCGTTGGGAGCTAAAGCCGCTACCAGCGACGATATTTTATCAACATTAAAGTTATTGTAAGCCGCGCCAGGGTTTTTATAGCTGATACCAGGCAGGGTAACTGTGTAGTTTGTCCAATTGCTTCTTTGATTATAATATTCCAAACCGGCAACTATACGGTTACGAAAATGACCGATCTTAAAATCGCCGATAAAGTTTTGTTGAACATTGGTGATATAGTAAGGATAATCCTGGCTGATGGCCTGTTGCTTAATCAGGGTATCGGCCAAGCTTAGCTGCGTAACATAACCTTTGGTTGATGAGTAGGTTTTGTTAAACATGGTTTGCGATTTCCAGTGATCCGAAATTTTGTAGTTGATCAGCGAGTAAAGATCAATCTGCCTGCTCTGGTAATCAACACTGTTGTTGGCAAATGAGCGTTTATAATCGATGCCGAGATCTTTGATATTAAAAATTTTCCCTTTGGCATCCGGAGCAAGCCTGTATGCCGATGTAGCATTTGAATTACCTATTTCGGCGTCTACATCAACAGTTAAGCGGTCGTTAACAATGTAAGTAATACTTGGCGCAACAAAAAAACTGCGATTAAAGCCTGCATCCTGGAAACTATGCTCGTTGTGCAATGCGGCGTTTACACGAAACAGCACGGTTTTATCCTTATTTAAAGGCATATTAACATCGGCAGTAAGGCGGTTAAGATCGAAACTGCCGGTTTGATAGGCAATTTCGGTGCGTGGCGTTTCATTAGGTTGTTTGGTAACACGGTTAAACAAACCGCCAAATGAAGCAAGGCTGCTGTTATACAATGTACCGGTAGGGCCTTTTATAGCTTCTATCTTTTCGATATCGGCAGGGTCAATGCTGTTAAAGTTATAGCCGGCAACACTGTTACGGATAAAGTTACCGGTAACAAAACCGCGCGATAATAAGGTTGTACGTCCATTATTGTAAACCAAAGGCACGCCAGTACCCGGAATGTTTTTAAAACCATCTACATAACTGGTTACCACCTGCTCTTTCATCAGCTCGCTGGTCACTACACTATATACCTGTGGGTTCTCGAGGTTCTTTAACGGCAAACGGGCAACATCTTCAGTCTCCTTTTTCAGGAATTTGTTGTGTTTTGCACTTTTTACATAAACCTCCTGCAGGTCTTTTGCGCCCTCGGATAAAACAAAGTTCACGGTGGTGGTTTCGCCTGCGGCAACGGTAACCTCTTTGGTTTGGGTCTGTAGACCCATAAAGCTGGCAACAATGGTGTAGGTGCCTGTCGGAACATTTTTAATGGTGAAATGCCCGGTTTGCCCGGCGGTGGCACCAAACTGCGTATTGGTTAAAACTACATTCACAAACTCGGCAGCTTTACCGTCAGCTGTTTTTACGGTACCTTTTATTGAACCGGTAGTTGTTTGAGCTTTTACATCGTTACCCAACAGCAAAATCATCAGCAAACAGGTAAAAGCTTTAAAGAAATTATTTTTAACGTTCATTACGGCAGACTTGCCAAACGTGCAAATAGGGGTAATTGTAAAACGCATATTTTACTTAAATAATAATTGATTAAAGGATCAGCATTAATTGAATCCCGGCCATGAAGTTTTGGCGACCAGCAAGACCGGGTTCGGGCGCAAAGGTATATTTATTTAGATTAATTACAAATAAGGTTTTAAAATAGAAGCTATTCAATTGATAAAGAGAACCTAACAATTAAACAGAATGGTAACCGTAAATCATTAAAATACGGTAAAAAGTAAACTGAAGAGTTATTTAAAATTGAGTAAAAGCGAGGCTTTTATTTGCCTTACCCTCCCGGATGGGAAAGTTTAAGAAAAGAGTGGCTGTTTGCAGGTAAGGCACCGGGAGTTCGGGGGCTCCAACTATCAATCTATACCAACTCGCTTATTCAAAGCTTCATTGGTTGTTTTGTAAAACCGTTCAAGGGGGATTTCCAGTTCATGAAGTCTGCCGGTATCCAGCAATTGTTTTTGTTGCTTTACAAAACCGGTGATATCCTCAATGCGGGAAATTTGCTTTTTGCCGAAGTTTTCAAGCATCTCCCCTTTTAATCCTAATTGTATTGCCCGGCGTTCCTGTTTACGTCCGTAAGGGTCATGATCCGGATCCCATTGCAGGCGTACTTCTTTCCCATTTAACTCGGTCCGCCATTGTTCATGGCTGTCATGATATTGGGGACTAAAGGACGAGATCACGGCCTCATTTAATATAGCCTCGAAATCTTTTTTCTGGATCCACAAAGCCAGTACACTTTCCTGGTTTTCTTTTTCGGCCCAGCCGCAGCGGTACATCATCCATAAAAAATTGGGCTTAATCCACGACATGCGGTTGTAGCTGTATTCGCTTCCACCCAAAAACTGGTTTTCGACGGCGAACTTTGCAATACTTTTTTTGTAGGCCTGGTAAACCACAATTTCTTCGTCTGTTTGATGGGCAAGAATATGCTGCCCCGTTTTGGGCCAATGTTCGAGGCCCTGATTGTAAAATTCTGTTATAATATTCATACTATAATATAACGAATTTTCAGGACAATATCAAGAGGCCCTTAGAAGTTGTTTTGAATTGATGAATATCTTTTACAGATAGATAAATTTCATTGCCGTTGGTTTTAACCAACGGAGTAATAGAGAGCGATGAGAGGGCTTCAGCCCAAATCCACTTGCATAATTGGGCTAAAGCCAGGATTTTTCATTATTCTTCACCGTTGGTTAAAACCAACGGCAATGAATATTTTGTAAAAATAAACAGCTTCTTACAGACGGAAAAATTATACCTTACCCGGAAAGCTTTCGCTGCCCCGCATATAGCTTCCCAAGCGTTTAAGCAGGTAGGTAGCCTTTATCAGCAGGGTTTTATCGGCAACAAAATCGCTGATATCATCGGCTTTATTCATGAGCTCCTGTTTGTACACGTCTTTAAAATCAAAATAATTGAGTGAAAACTTCCATTTATCAGTTAAAAATGAAAAAACCTCGCTGTCATTTTCAAGCAGTTGGGAATAGTTTATCACCAGGTAATCATCCGGCTGAAGTTTTTTGAGCGAGTTCAAAATGGCTTCATTATAGCTGATCCACACTTTTAAATAATTTTCGGCATGATCATGGTAAAATGCCTTAAGTCTCCGGGCCCGTCTGAAATGAACCCAAACCAATCGTTGAATATATTTACGGGCCATGTATTTTTTATCAACGTAAACAAAATCGCGTCTGAGCAATGAAGTAACCACCGACTGGTAGTTACGCAAAATCACCAGGTACCTTGCACCGGGCAACAACTTGGCGTAGGTATCCAGAAACAAACAGGTACGCGGGTCTTTCCAGGCCCATTGTTCATAAAGCTGTTGTTTAATACCGATAACCGCTTTCAGCTTTTCCAACTGGTAAAGCGGGATCTCAATATCTTTTTTGTCAATCAGCCCCGATGTTTCCAGGCTGTTGCGATCAAGGATCTCTTCGTGCAGCTTCAAAAATTCCATATCTTCAAAGTGCCCGTCAACATTGCCTGTACCGCTACCGCAAAGGCGCTCGCCAATTTGCAGCCCGCAACGGCTAAGCCAATTTGTTACAAGCGATGTCCCTGAACGGTGCATGCCGGCAATAATTAAGGTTTGCCGGGGTGTGAATTTGACT includes:
- a CDS encoding sulfotransferase, producing MINTTVKFTPRQTLIIAGMHRSGTSLVTNWLSRCGLQIGERLCGSGTGNVDGHFEDMEFLKLHEEILDRNSLETSGLIDKKDIEIPLYQLEKLKAVIGIKQQLYEQWAWKDPRTCLFLDTYAKLLPGARYLVILRNYQSVVTSLLRRDFVYVDKKYMARKYIQRLVWVHFRRARRLKAFYHDHAENYLKVWISYNEAILNSLKKLQPDDYLVINYSQLLENDSEVFSFLTDKWKFSLNYFDFKDVYKQELMNKADDISDFVADKTLLIKATYLLKRLGSYMRGSESFPGKV
- a CDS encoding porin family protein is translated as MKLPLTLSFLLLLACLKLSAQTKAIQFGIKAGIATTSLSRTPGTDIKLDKADKSGFGYFAGAFASLNFNRFSLQPAVIFNSSVNKTTENIISGDIVYRQYGKWHLYYLQVPVNLVYNIPVQGGNFYMGAGPYITKILSGRFTPDPNPALPYAYGVPNFPPFNASFSGINSNFKSFDYGANAVAGFALDNGFMINAVYNLGITNIQGNDRYLYESTKTRSLGIALGYKF
- a CDS encoding DUF4291 domain-containing protein is translated as MNIITEFYNQGLEHWPKTGQHILAHQTDEEIVVYQAYKKSIAKFAVENQFLGGSEYSYNRMSWIKPNFLWMMYRCGWAEKENQESVLALWIQKKDFEAILNEAVISSFSPQYHDSHEQWRTELNGKEVRLQWDPDHDPYGRKQERRAIQLGLKGEMLENFGKKQISRIEDITGFVKQQKQLLDTGRLHELEIPLERFYKTTNEALNKRVGID
- a CDS encoding zinc-dependent alcohol dehydrogenase family protein, giving the protein MKALVFEQAGNAADVIQLKHLAYPKPARGQLLVRVKASPIHPADLLFIEGKYRYKPALPQIAGLEGAGYVEEAGHDSIIPKGSLVAFSKIGAWAQYVIVDEQDVVLLPDTFPVQKAAQLTLNPYTAYGLIQEAKVKSGDWLLLTAGHSTVSRIVIQLAAEKGICVIATVRHEEQKQELLALKAEQVIVPAPGELKQTINELTKGKGIKAAVDAVGGPLATEIISSLSPGGRLIAYGLLDPKPTSYLNAEVVFKNLMIKGFGVRGYVEGLSHEERTHMISHLVHSIGRAEFKLSPAATYPVDEFGQALAYDKGGKVLLEF
- a CDS encoding TonB-dependent receptor; the protein is MRFTITPICTFGKSAVMNVKNNFFKAFTCLLMILLLGNDVKAQTTTGSIKGTVKTADGKAAEFVNVVLTNTQFGATAGQTGHFTIKNVPTGTYTIVASFMGLQTQTKEVTVAAGETTTVNFVLSEGAKDLQEVYVKSAKHNKFLKKETEDVARLPLKNLENPQVYSVVTSELMKEQVVTSYVDGFKNIPGTGVPLVYNNGRTTLLSRGFVTGNFIRNSVAGYNFNSIDPADIEKIEAIKGPTGTLYNSSLASFGGLFNRVTKQPNETPRTEIAYQTGSFDLNRLTADVNMPLNKDKTVLFRVNAALHNEHSFQDAGFNRSFFVAPSITYIVNDRLTVDVDAEIGNSNATSAYRLAPDAKGKIFNIKDLGIDYKRSFANNSVDYQSRQIDLYSLINYKISDHWKSQTMFNKTYSSTKGYVTQLSLADTLIKQQAISQDYPYYITNVQQNFIGDFKIGHFRNRIVAGLEYYNQRSNWTNYTVTLPGISYKNPGAAYNNFNVDKISSLVAALAPNANSYVQNNQSSYAAYVSDVFNITERLNAMASLRIDRFINKGAYTPANGKTTGNFSQTALSPKFGLVYQLVKDQISLFGNYMNGFNNATPTATAFDNSTFKPQYANQWEVGVKVDAWDHKISSTVSYYNINVTNTIMDDLAHPGFITQAGTQLSKGIEAEVIANPFSGFNIVAGFAYNDSKITNGAASVQGLRPANSGPARLANIWMSYRIMHGSVQGLGFGVGGNYGSDSYQTNTQTFKFTIPSYTTVDATVFYDQPKYRVGFKLDNLTNEKYWSFRLAPQNPTRGTLSVSIKF